One genomic window of Cannabis sativa cultivar Pink pepper isolate KNU-18-1 chromosome 2, ASM2916894v1, whole genome shotgun sequence includes the following:
- the LOC115720780 gene encoding DNA excision repair protein ERCC-1, protein MEEEDNIEPEPKKNKVVIKIPSYQEVIESSQSKSTPPSLFAPSQSFSQAFSFVKSSELYSPPPLEPPQVTQTTTSREYLQSNVASPLPVASTSSVASSSSSSTQNRNAILVSHRQKGNPLLKHIRNVRWVFADIVCDYLLGQGSCALYLSLRYHLLHPDYLYYRIRELQKNFKLRVVLCHVDVEDVVKPLLEVTKTALLHDCTLLCGWSLEECGRYLETIKVYENKSADIIQGQMDTDYLSRLNHALTTVRHVNKTDVVTLGTTFGSLSHIMDASMEDLARCPGIGERKVKRLHDTFHEPFKRAVVSVPTVPETSTQNNVKPSSVNEDKEKAEQVDAENDGKRSKKEPDLTIKSALSAAFAKYADKVVRNNTKSPCKRKGETSSATEEEA, encoded by the exons ATGGAGGAAGAAGATAACATTGAGCCCGAGCCGAAGAAGAATAAGGTGGTAATTAAGATACCTTCATATCAAGAGGTGATTGAAAGCTCACAGTCAAAGTCAACACCACCCTCTCTCTTCGCTCCTTCTCAAAGCTTTTCCCAAGCTTTTTCTTTCGTTAAATCCTCTGAATTATACTCTCCTCCTCCTTTAGAGCCTCCACAGGTTACCCAGACTACGACTTCCAG GGAATATCTACAGTCAAATGTTGCATCTCCATTGCCAGTTGCGTCTACTAGCTCCGTTGCTTCATCTTCATCGTCATCTACTCAGAATCGCAATGCCATTCTTGTGAGCCACAGACAG AAAGGCAATCCCTTGCTTAAGCATATCAGGAATGTGAGATGGGTTTTTGCAGATATTGTTTGTGACTACTTACTTGGACAAGGCTCTTGCGCTCTCTATCTAAG CCTTCGGTATCATCTACTGCATCCAGACTACTTATATTACCGTATAAGGGAATTGCAAAAGAACTTCAAGCTACGTGTTGTTCTTTGCCATGTTGATGTG GAAGATGTTGTTAAGCCTTTACTTGAAGTTACTAAGACGGCTCTGCTTCATGATTGTACCCTGTTATGTGGTTGGAG CTTAGAGGAATGCGGTCGCTACTTAGAGACTATAAAAGTGTATGAAAACAAGTCTGCAGATATTATACAAGGACAAATGGATACAGATTATTTATCACGG CTGAACCATGCTCTCACTACAGTTCGTCATGTTAACAAGACTGATGTAGTAACACTTGGCACAACATTTGGG TCTCTATCTCATATCATGGATGCATCAATGGAAGATCTAGCACGCTGCCCAGGCATAGGAGAGAGAAAG GTAAAGCGCTTGCATGATACTTTTCATGAACCGTTCAAACGTGCAGTCGTCAGCGTTCCTACTGTTCCAGAAACCTCTACCCAGAATAATGTCAAACCGAGCTCAGTGAATGAAGATAAAGAAAAAGCCGAACAAGTAGATGCAGAAAATGACGGCAAAAGAAGTAAAAAAGAACCTGATTTGACAATTAAATCAGCCCTATCGGCTGCTTTTGCCAAATATGCTGATAAAGTTGTTAGAAATAACACAAAGTCACCGTGTAAGAGGAAAGGTGAAACAAGTTCTGCCACCGAAGAGGAAGCTTAA